CGCAGCCAGACCTGATGCTTCACGTGGTCCAACGACGCGTCATAGGCGATGAATGCCCACTGTGCGGGAGGGCGTGCCGCATAGGCGCGGCTTGCGTATAAGCCGAAGCGAATCGCACCAACCCGGCGCGAAAGTAGACTCGCCTCTTGTGGTTTGAACATTCGAATCGCGATATCCGCAACACCTCGGTCAAGCGGCGCGATTTCCGGGGTACTCGCCATAACGAGCTTCAAGGACGGATGGCGCTCGCGGAATTCCTGAATATACGGGGCAATGCAAAAATTGCCGATCGTAGGCGGAACGCTGATCCGCACCGACCCGGACATCACTGCCGAGGTCCGAAGTGCAAATCCGTCGATTGCCTGTGCGCTTTCCGTCATCCTGACGGCGAGTTCGGCAACGACCATTCCATCTTCCGTTAGTCGGGTGCTCCGGGGTAGCCGATGAACGAGTTTCAAACCGAGCGTCGCCTCGAGCGATGCTATGCGACGCCCGACCGTCGCGTGCTCAACAGAAAGCTCACTGGCAGCACCAGAGAGTGATCCAGTGCGTGCGAGCACGAGGAAGTACCGCAAATCTTGCCAGTCGAACATAGCGAATTTTTGACGGAGCGTGTGAACGGATTGGGAATACCGCGTGAGAACGTCTCAGTCTAATCTGGTCATCAATCGGACGCTGACGGTCGTCCGAAACACCATGGAGATTGGACATGTTTTACGAACTGACTACTTTGTCCTCGCACATCCTTAAACTGCCTCAGGTTATCAAGAACGCGGAGGCTTACCTCCACCGCTCCGAAATATCGGGTCATTGGCTCGGCGCATGGACCTCCGAAAATGGTCCGCTTGGCAGTCTGCGGATGCTGCGGGGATTCAATGACGCTCACGAACTGGCGTATGAACGAGAACGTGCGCTTCATCACTCGAATCCTTTCGGAGCAACTACCAGCGACTGTCGGATCGAGATGGAGAGTTACGCCGGGTTTTCGTTTCTTCCTCCGGTAGAGCCGGGGTCCTTCGGCAAATACTACGAATTCCGCACTTACTGGCTTCGACCGGGTGGACTTGAGCCGACTATTGAAGCCTGGAAGGCCGCGATGCCTGAGCGCTCGAAACGCTCGCCCCTGACAGTCAACATGTATGCGCTTGATGGCGCTCCTCGCATCACCCACATCTGGCCGTGGGAAAGTCTCGATGAGCGCATCGCGATCCGTGCGAAGTCATACGCTGATGGCGTCTGGCCGCCCAAGGGAGGACCAGATCAGTTTTTTGACGCGACATCGACGATCTGGATACCGACAGATAATTCGCCACTTAGCTGAATCTCGTATGCTGGTCTCGGCAGGGAGCGAGCACGCTTGCGTTGCGTTCCGCTATTTGGCCGAGTTCGGCCCCAAGCGGCCGGTCGGCTGCCGTGAGTCGATCGTTGACAACTCAAAACCGTTTGCGACGCTCGCGTCGCTCACGCAATTCACAAGCGTGCTAGGCAGGAAGTAGTCCGGCAGCACGATAGCCGTCGATCAGTGTGTCGTAGAGGGAGACATCCGAACGGCTCCTCGCAATGAGCTGTGCGCCAGCTACGGCGGCGAAGATAGCGCGGGCCCGTGGATCACTTCCTTTTGAGTCAACAACCCCTGCCGCTGAGAGAACCTTGCTCAGCCAAGCGATGTGCACCTCAGCGAAGGTTCGGACTTCCTGCATCACCTCACCGGGAAGGTCATCGCTTTCGGCAGCCATGAAGCTGCACAAGCAGATGCGATTTGCGTTTTCCAGCGCCTTGCGAAACGTTTCGGGATAGCGGTGCAGGCAGTGCAACGGGTCCGGGGATTCGGCCTGGAGAGCTTCAAGAACCGCTGCCGAGTCCTCCCAATACCGTCGTGCCACCGCTGCGCCGAGGTCGGCCTTGTTCGTGAAGTGGTGATAGATGCTAGCGGGTCTGATATCAACATCTTCCGCGAGATCCCGAAAATTCAATC
The Paraburkholderia terrae genome window above contains:
- a CDS encoding LysR substrate-binding domain-containing protein, which produces MVVAELAVRMTESAQAIDGFALRTSAVMSGSVRISVPPTIGNFCIAPYIQEFRERHPSLKLVMASTPEIAPLDRGVADIAIRMFKPQEASLLSRRVGAIRFGLYASRAYAARPPAQWAFIAYDASLDHVKHQVWLRRFLDGRPIVFETSDVIAQQMAARNDVGVAILPTMLGGRDAELVRLSVDVNPPDAALWLVTYPDLRRTPAIQAAMAFLAECIGREPQLKSQ
- a CDS encoding NIPSNAP family protein produces the protein MFYELTTLSSHILKLPQVIKNAEAYLHRSEISGHWLGAWTSENGPLGSLRMLRGFNDAHELAYERERALHHSNPFGATTSDCRIEMESYAGFSFLPPVEPGSFGKYYEFRTYWLRPGGLEPTIEAWKAAMPERSKRSPLTVNMYALDGAPRITHIWPWESLDERIAIRAKSYADGVWPPKGGPDQFFDATSTIWIPTDNSPLS
- a CDS encoding TetR/AcrR family transcriptional regulator encodes the protein MRNESNSGSRERILAAATKIAQAHGYSGLNFRDLAEDVDIRPASIYHHFTNKADLGAAVARRYWEDSAAVLEALQAESPDPLHCLHRYPETFRKALENANRICLCSFMAAESDDLPGEVMQEVRTFAEVHIAWLSKVLSAAGVVDSKGSDPRARAIFAAVAGAQLIARSRSDVSLYDTLIDGYRAAGLLPA